From one Magnolia sinica isolate HGM2019 chromosome 18, MsV1, whole genome shotgun sequence genomic stretch:
- the LOC131233308 gene encoding homeobox-leucine zipper protein ATHB-12-like isoform X1, whose translation MVGVVPNPRAIPITISTEDNFRCSHNVSAFFPQQRYMYICHRKSGKRYLIPLAWFGHPSNQDSTTTSIIYNLHKQNHLKEPRKEAELSAELPVMKMERMDYSPSAAKSEGPSIGRKKKMKNGKRRFSNEQIKSLESMFEEETKLEPQRKLQLARELGLQPRQVAIWFQNRRARWKSKQLEREYGILKASYDALALSFESLKKEKQCLLKQLQKLGDLLEKHPRETRWHELGLTGNGNDADSDGGEPKCSEYEEKPHPLVEERSDLRVIVYSDGENSKNLKGPETEEPRLLDMAEPADGSLMMPEWCDFDSGCFSDQSCSSLDWWELWP comes from the exons ATGGTGGGGGTTGTACCCAATCCACGTGCAATTCCAATCACCATAAGCACGGAAGACAATTTCAGGTGCTCCCACAATGTATCTGCATTTTTCCCCCAACAGAGATATATGTACATATGCCACAGGAAAAGCGGCAAACGATATCTAATTCCATTGGCTTGGTTCGGCCATCCATCTAATCAGGACTCTACCACAACAAGCATTATATATAATCTACACAAGCAAAACCATCTTAAAGAGCCGAGGAAAGAAGCTGAGCTGAGTGCTGAGTTGCCAGTCATGAAAATGGAGAGGATGGACTACTCTCCATCAGCAGCAAAATCTGAAGGTCCTTCTAttgggaggaagaagaagatgaagaacgGCAAGAGGAGATTCAGCAACGAGCAGATCAAGTCCTTGGAATCCATGTTCGAGGAGGAAACCAAGCTTGAACCTCAGAGGAAGCTGCAGCTTGCGAGAGAGCTCGGACTGCAGCCGCGCCAGGTTGCTATATGGTTCCAGAACAGAAGAGCCCGGTGGAAATCAAAGCAGCTCGAGCGAGAGTACGGCATACTGAAGGCCAGTTACGATGCTCTGGCTTTGAGTTTCGAGTCTCTGAAGAAAGAGAAACAGTGCCTTCTGAAGCAG CTGCAGAAGCTGGGTGATCTGCTGGAAAAGCATCCGAGAGAGACAAGGTGGCATGAGTTGGGTTTGACTGGAAACGGCAATGATGCCGACTCCGATGGCGGAGAACCTAAGTGTAGCGAGTATGAGGAGAAGCCCCACCCGTTAGTGGAGGAGAGATCGGATCTTAGAGTGATTGTGTATTCAGATGGTGAGAATAGCAAGAACTTGAAGGGACCTGAGACAGAAGAACCACGCCTTCTGGACATGGCGGAACCTGCCGATGGCTCCTTAATGATGCCCGAGTGGTGTGATTTTGATTCGGGGTGTTTTTCAGATCAATCCTGCAGCAGTTTGGATTGGTGGGAACTTTGGCCTTAA
- the LOC131233308 gene encoding homeobox-leucine zipper protein ATHB-12-like isoform X2 codes for MVGVVPNPRAIPITISTEDNFRCSHNVSAFFPQQRYMYICHRKSGKRYLIPLAWFGHPSNQDSTTTSIIYNLHKQNHLKEPRKEAELSAELPVMKMERMDYSPSAAKSEGPSIGRKKKMKNGKRRFSNEQIKSLESMFEEETKLEPQRKLQLARELGLQPRQVAIWFQNRRARWKSKQLEREYGILKASYDALALSFESLKKEKQCLLKQKLGDLLEKHPRETRWHELGLTGNGNDADSDGGEPKCSEYEEKPHPLVEERSDLRVIVYSDGENSKNLKGPETEEPRLLDMAEPADGSLMMPEWCDFDSGCFSDQSCSSLDWWELWP; via the exons ATGGTGGGGGTTGTACCCAATCCACGTGCAATTCCAATCACCATAAGCACGGAAGACAATTTCAGGTGCTCCCACAATGTATCTGCATTTTTCCCCCAACAGAGATATATGTACATATGCCACAGGAAAAGCGGCAAACGATATCTAATTCCATTGGCTTGGTTCGGCCATCCATCTAATCAGGACTCTACCACAACAAGCATTATATATAATCTACACAAGCAAAACCATCTTAAAGAGCCGAGGAAAGAAGCTGAGCTGAGTGCTGAGTTGCCAGTCATGAAAATGGAGAGGATGGACTACTCTCCATCAGCAGCAAAATCTGAAGGTCCTTCTAttgggaggaagaagaagatgaagaacgGCAAGAGGAGATTCAGCAACGAGCAGATCAAGTCCTTGGAATCCATGTTCGAGGAGGAAACCAAGCTTGAACCTCAGAGGAAGCTGCAGCTTGCGAGAGAGCTCGGACTGCAGCCGCGCCAGGTTGCTATATGGTTCCAGAACAGAAGAGCCCGGTGGAAATCAAAGCAGCTCGAGCGAGAGTACGGCATACTGAAGGCCAGTTACGATGCTCTGGCTTTGAGTTTCGAGTCTCTGAAGAAAGAGAAACAGTGCCTTCTGAAGCAG AAGCTGGGTGATCTGCTGGAAAAGCATCCGAGAGAGACAAGGTGGCATGAGTTGGGTTTGACTGGAAACGGCAATGATGCCGACTCCGATGGCGGAGAACCTAAGTGTAGCGAGTATGAGGAGAAGCCCCACCCGTTAGTGGAGGAGAGATCGGATCTTAGAGTGATTGTGTATTCAGATGGTGAGAATAGCAAGAACTTGAAGGGACCTGAGACAGAAGAACCACGCCTTCTGGACATGGCGGAACCTGCCGATGGCTCCTTAATGATGCCCGAGTGGTGTGATTTTGATTCGGGGTGTTTTTCAGATCAATCCTGCAGCAGTTTGGATTGGTGGGAACTTTGGCCTTAA